In Modestobacter versicolor, a single genomic region encodes these proteins:
- a CDS encoding heavy-metal-associated domain-containing protein has translation MQTLDFTVTGMTCQHCVASVTEEVTELAGVTEVDVDLASGRLHVVGDVTAEQVQAAVAEAGSYTAQPA, from the coding sequence GTGCAGACCCTGGACTTCACCGTCACCGGCATGACCTGCCAGCACTGCGTCGCCTCCGTCACCGAGGAGGTCACCGAGCTGGCCGGCGTCACCGAGGTCGACGTCGACCTGGCCAGCGGCCGGCTGCACGTCGTCGGTGACGTGACCGCCGAGCAGGTGCAGGCCGCGGTCGCCGAGGCCGGCAGCTACACCGCGCAGCCGGCGTGA
- a CDS encoding DUF3618 domain-containing protein translates to MPRSPEQIQQEIDAARESLAATLDELAFRTSPQRLKDQGKAKAQAFLQSPPGMAIAGGVGLLVTFVVTRRVVQGVRHARDRRRVVTVPVPVGVRPRR, encoded by the coding sequence GTGCCGCGCAGCCCCGAGCAGATCCAGCAGGAGATCGACGCCGCCCGCGAGTCGCTGGCGGCGACCCTGGACGAGCTGGCGTTCCGAACCAGCCCACAGCGCCTCAAGGACCAGGGCAAGGCCAAGGCGCAGGCGTTCCTGCAGAGCCCGCCCGGGATGGCGATCGCCGGCGGCGTCGGGCTGCTGGTCACCTTCGTCGTCACCCGCCGGGTCGTGCAGGGCGTCCGCCACGCGCGGGACCGCAGGCGCGTGGTGACCGTCCCGGTGCCCGTGGGCGTGCGGCCCCGCCGCTGA
- a CDS encoding heavy metal translocating P-type ATPase — protein MTAGPEAARPAAQLPDEVRLDITGMTCASCANRIERKLNKLDGVQASVNYATEAATVRFDPELVDTDRLLATVAAAGYSAALPAPPVEDETEAVADDPEAALRQRLLVSAALALPVLVLSMVPALQFDNWQWLALTLASPVAVWGAWPFHRAAVVNARHGASTMDTLVSIGISAAYLWSLWALFLGDAGMTGMRMTFDLVPERGAGTHEVYLEVASAVTVFLLAGRYAEARAKRRSGSALAALLELGARDAAVLRDGVEVRVPINRLAVGDRFVVRPGEKVATDGVVVSGTSAVDLSMLTGESVPVEVAEGDRVTGATVNVGGRLVVEATRVGDATTLAQLGRLVTQAQSGKAQVQRLADRVSAVFVPVVLVIALLTLAGWLLTTGDVTAAFTAAVAVLVIACPCALGLATPTALLVGTGRGAQLGVLIKGPEVLESTRRVDTVLLDKTGTVTTGQMSLVQVAGHPDTLRLAAAVEAGSEHPIARAVVAAAGTPLAPVEGFSSQPGMGVSGRVDGLDLVIGCRGELPPLPAELAAVVEAAEAAGRTAVQVAWDGEVRGVLVVSDTVKPSSAAAIGRLRALGLSPVLVTGDNAGAAAAVARAVGLDPDRGEVVAGVLPAGKVDVVRDLQARGRVVAMVGDGVNDAPALAQADLGLAMGSGTDVAIEASDLTLVRADLDAAVDAVRLSRRTLAVIKGNLFWAFAYNVALVPLAALGFLNPVLAGLAMAASSVLVVTNSLRLRRFRSAAQPA, from the coding sequence GTGACCGCCGGGCCCGAAGCGGCCCGTCCGGCGGCGCAGCTCCCGGACGAGGTCCGCCTCGACATCACCGGGATGACCTGCGCCAGCTGCGCCAACCGCATCGAGCGCAAGCTCAACAAGCTCGACGGCGTGCAGGCCAGCGTCAACTACGCGACCGAGGCGGCGACGGTCCGCTTCGACCCGGAGCTGGTCGACACCGACCGGCTGCTGGCGACTGTCGCCGCCGCGGGCTACTCCGCGGCCCTGCCGGCCCCGCCGGTGGAGGACGAGACCGAGGCCGTCGCCGACGATCCGGAGGCCGCGCTGCGGCAGCGGCTGCTGGTCAGCGCCGCGCTGGCGCTGCCGGTGCTCGTGCTGTCGATGGTGCCCGCGCTGCAGTTCGACAACTGGCAGTGGCTCGCGCTCACCCTGGCCAGCCCGGTCGCGGTGTGGGGCGCCTGGCCGTTCCACCGGGCCGCCGTGGTCAACGCCCGGCACGGCGCGAGCACCATGGACACCTTGGTGTCGATCGGCATCTCCGCCGCCTACCTCTGGTCGCTGTGGGCGCTGTTCCTCGGCGACGCCGGCATGACCGGGATGCGGATGACCTTCGACCTGGTCCCCGAGCGGGGTGCCGGCACGCACGAGGTCTACCTCGAGGTCGCCTCCGCGGTGACTGTCTTCCTGCTCGCCGGCCGGTACGCCGAGGCCCGCGCCAAGCGCCGCTCCGGGTCGGCGCTGGCCGCCCTGCTCGAGCTGGGCGCCCGGGACGCCGCGGTGCTGCGCGACGGGGTCGAGGTGCGCGTGCCGATCAACCGGCTCGCGGTGGGCGACCGGTTCGTCGTCCGGCCGGGGGAGAAGGTGGCCACCGACGGCGTCGTGGTCAGCGGCACCTCCGCGGTCGACCTCTCCATGCTCACCGGCGAGAGCGTCCCGGTGGAGGTCGCCGAGGGCGACCGGGTCACCGGCGCGACGGTCAACGTCGGCGGCCGGCTGGTGGTCGAGGCGACCCGGGTCGGTGACGCCACGACGCTCGCCCAGCTCGGCCGGCTGGTCACCCAGGCGCAGAGCGGCAAGGCCCAGGTGCAGCGGCTGGCCGACCGCGTCTCGGCCGTGTTCGTCCCGGTCGTCCTGGTCATCGCGCTGCTGACGCTGGCCGGGTGGCTGCTCACCACCGGCGACGTGACGGCGGCCTTCACCGCCGCGGTCGCCGTGCTGGTCATCGCCTGCCCGTGCGCGCTGGGGCTGGCCACGCCGACGGCGCTGCTGGTCGGCACCGGCCGCGGCGCCCAGCTCGGCGTGCTGATCAAGGGCCCCGAGGTGCTGGAGAGCACCCGCCGGGTCGACACCGTGCTGCTGGACAAGACCGGCACGGTCACCACCGGCCAGATGAGCCTGGTGCAGGTCGCCGGTCACCCGGACACGCTGCGGCTCGCCGCCGCCGTCGAGGCCGGGTCCGAGCACCCGATCGCCCGGGCGGTCGTCGCCGCCGCCGGCACCCCGCTCGCCCCGGTGGAGGGCTTCAGCAGCCAGCCCGGGATGGGCGTCAGCGGTCGGGTCGACGGGCTCGACCTGGTCATCGGCTGCCGCGGCGAGCTGCCCCCGCTGCCCGCCGAGCTGGCCGCGGTCGTCGAGGCTGCCGAGGCGGCCGGCCGCACCGCGGTGCAGGTCGCCTGGGACGGCGAGGTGCGCGGCGTGCTCGTCGTCTCCGACACCGTGAAGCCGAGCAGCGCCGCCGCCATCGGCCGGCTGCGCGCGCTCGGGCTCTCCCCGGTGCTGGTCACCGGCGACAACGCGGGAGCGGCGGCTGCGGTGGCCCGCGCCGTCGGCCTCGACCCCGACCGCGGCGAGGTGGTGGCCGGGGTGCTGCCCGCGGGCAAGGTCGACGTCGTCCGCGACCTGCAGGCGCGCGGCCGGGTGGTCGCCATGGTCGGCGACGGCGTGAACGACGCACCGGCGCTGGCCCAGGCCGACCTGGGGCTGGCGATGGGCTCGGGCACCGACGTGGCGATCGAGGCCAGCGACCTGACCCTGGTCCGGGCCGACCTGGACGCCGCCGTCGACGCCGTCCGGCTGTCCCGGCGCACCCTCGCGGTGATCAAGGGCAACCTGTTCTGGGCGTTCGCCTACAACGTCGCCCTGGTGCCGCTGGCGGCGCTCGGCTTCCTCAACCCGGTGCTCGCCGGGCTGGCGATGGCGGCGTCCTCGGTGCTGGTGGTCACCAACAGCCTGCGGCTGCGCCGCTTCCGCTCGGCGGCCCAGCCGGCCTGA
- a CDS encoding alpha/beta hydrolase family protein, protein MLAAFVLALATLVALPGTASADESWWRGPAPTQASISAAQGPFATSSTTVSSFSTPGFGAATIYYPTTTTAGTFGGVAISPGYTATQSSIAWLGPRIASQGFVVITFDTNSRYDQPASRGDQLLAALDYLTTSSPVRARVDADRLAVMGHSMGGGGTLEAAKDRPSLDAAIPLTGWNTDKTWPEVTTPTLVIGAESDSVAPVSSHSIPFYNSLTNAQERAYLELNGASHFAPNSPNTTIASTSIAWLKRWVDTDTRYSQFLCPGPSVTLTGAVSDYRSTCPV, encoded by the coding sequence GTGCTCGCAGCGTTCGTCCTGGCACTGGCGACCCTGGTCGCCCTGCCCGGCACCGCCAGCGCCGACGAGTCCTGGTGGCGGGGTCCCGCCCCCACCCAGGCCAGCATCTCCGCAGCACAAGGGCCGTTCGCGACCTCGTCCACGACCGTGTCCAGCTTCTCCACGCCGGGGTTCGGCGCGGCGACGATCTACTACCCGACGACGACCACGGCCGGCACGTTCGGCGGGGTGGCCATCTCGCCCGGCTACACCGCCACCCAGTCCAGCATCGCCTGGCTGGGCCCGCGGATCGCCTCGCAGGGCTTCGTCGTCATCACCTTCGACACCAACTCGCGCTACGACCAGCCGGCCTCGCGCGGTGACCAGCTGCTGGCCGCGCTGGACTACCTGACCACCTCCAGCCCGGTGCGCGCCCGGGTCGACGCCGACCGGCTGGCGGTCATGGGCCACTCGATGGGCGGCGGGGGCACCCTCGAGGCGGCCAAGGACCGGCCGTCGCTGGACGCCGCCATCCCGCTGACCGGCTGGAACACCGACAAGACCTGGCCGGAGGTCACCACGCCGACCCTGGTGATCGGTGCGGAGTCGGACTCGGTGGCCCCGGTCAGCAGCCACTCCATCCCGTTCTACAACTCGCTGACCAACGCCCAGGAGCGGGCCTACCTCGAGCTGAACGGCGCCAGCCACTTCGCGCCCAACAGCCCGAACACCACCATCGCGAGCACCTCCATCGCGTGGCTCAAGCGCTGGGTGGACACCGACACCCGGTACAGCCAGTTCCTCTGCCCGGGGCCGTCGGTCACCCTGACCGGCGCGGTCTCGGACTACCGGTCCACCTGCCCGGTGTGA
- a CDS encoding QsdR family transcriptional regulator yields the protein MIAPPEEVVRAAARTLLREERLDTSTLAAELGISRVTLFRRVGNRDAILGEALWALAERTLRTAAEAYDARPAGAETSGRLRCLAVTEDFRHTVSESAALRRLVAEEPTSTLRIATDPRGRVQPRLVEAYTELFQRDVDEHGLTPQVPLPLLAFGVVRLGESFLYSDVMVSRAPDLKAATTVLDALVTGVIGLPPS from the coding sequence GTGATCGCGCCCCCCGAGGAGGTCGTCCGCGCCGCGGCCAGGACCCTCCTGCGGGAGGAGCGGCTGGACACCAGCACGCTCGCCGCCGAGCTCGGCATCTCCCGGGTCACCCTCTTCCGCCGGGTCGGCAACCGCGACGCGATCCTCGGCGAGGCGCTGTGGGCGCTGGCCGAGCGGACGCTGCGCACGGCGGCGGAGGCGTACGACGCCCGGCCGGCGGGTGCCGAGACGTCCGGCCGGCTGCGGTGCCTCGCGGTCACCGAGGACTTCCGGCACACAGTCAGCGAGTCCGCCGCGCTGCGCCGGCTGGTCGCGGAGGAGCCGACGAGCACCCTGCGGATCGCCACCGACCCCCGCGGCCGGGTGCAGCCCCGGCTGGTGGAGGCCTACACCGAGCTCTTCCAGCGGGACGTCGACGAGCACGGGCTCACCCCGCAGGTGCCGCTGCCACTGCTGGCGTTCGGCGTCGTGCGGCTGGGAGAGTCCTTCCTGTACTCCGACGTGATGGTCTCCCGGGCCCCGGACCTCAAGGCCGCGACCACCGTGCTGGACGCGCTGGTGACCGGGGTGATCGGCCTCCCGCCGTCCTGA
- the rdgB gene encoding RdgB/HAM1 family non-canonical purine NTP pyrophosphatase, producing the protein MTQLLLATRNAGKLAELQRLLATAVPGVEVLGLRDVAEYPEAPETGATFEENALLKAREAVRYTGLPAVADDSGITVDALNGMPGILSARWSGRHGEDAANTALLLAQIADVPDERRGAAFVCAAALVLPDGAEHVLRAEWRGTVIREGRGTNGFGYDPVFVPTGLDRTSAELAPAEKDAISHRGQAFAALLPVIGEALAGR; encoded by the coding sequence ATGACGCAGCTGCTGCTGGCCACCCGCAACGCCGGCAAGCTCGCCGAGCTGCAGCGGCTGCTGGCCACCGCCGTACCCGGGGTCGAGGTCCTCGGCCTGCGCGACGTCGCCGAGTACCCGGAGGCGCCGGAGACCGGGGCGACGTTCGAGGAGAACGCGCTGCTCAAGGCGCGGGAGGCGGTGCGGTACACCGGGCTGCCCGCGGTCGCCGACGACTCGGGGATCACCGTCGACGCGCTCAACGGCATGCCGGGCATCCTGTCGGCGCGCTGGTCGGGCCGGCACGGCGAGGACGCCGCCAACACCGCGCTGCTGCTCGCCCAGATCGCCGACGTCCCCGACGAGCGGCGCGGGGCCGCCTTCGTCTGCGCCGCCGCGCTCGTGCTGCCCGACGGCGCCGAGCACGTGCTGCGCGCGGAGTGGCGGGGGACGGTGATCCGCGAGGGGCGGGGGACCAACGGCTTCGGCTACGACCCGGTGTTCGTGCCCACCGGGCTGGACCGCACCTCGGCCGAGCTCGCGCCGGCGGAGAAGGACGCGATCAGCCACCGCGGGCAGGCGTTCGCCGCGCTGCTCCCGGTGATCGGCGAGGCGCTGGCCGGGCGCTGA
- a CDS encoding DUF6910 family protein encodes MTGLPAGHCSVVQVFVDAVRQLSFDDGTPVTAASAIAPLGDGWLVAQDDSTIAAWRRPGSTVPVRVLPAVEGHDRFSEAAGTKHLKPDLEVACPAEVDGAPAVLLLGSGSTARRMRGVLVRLDDGRPVVHAADLAPVYARVAEALHVPLDQLNLEGASRHQATVRWFHRGNLAAGLASGSVEVPLAALVDAVLGRAPAADVPVGRPLTYELGEVEGVGLAVTDAVALPDGRLLLSAAAEDSPNAIDDGPVVATALALVDGDDVVAVAPLPEVGGRVHKVEGLGLVDVRGDEVRLLAVVDDDDPDVPSTELDLRVVLG; translated from the coding sequence GTGACCGGCCTCCCCGCCGGGCACTGCAGCGTCGTGCAGGTCTTCGTGGACGCCGTCCGGCAGCTGTCCTTCGACGACGGGACGCCGGTGACCGCGGCGTCGGCGATCGCGCCGCTGGGCGACGGCTGGCTCGTCGCCCAGGACGACTCCACGATCGCCGCCTGGCGCCGGCCCGGGTCGACGGTGCCGGTGCGGGTGCTGCCCGCCGTCGAGGGCCACGACCGGTTCAGCGAGGCGGCCGGCACGAAGCACCTCAAGCCCGACCTCGAGGTGGCCTGCCCGGCCGAGGTCGACGGGGCGCCCGCCGTCCTGCTGCTCGGCTCCGGGTCGACGGCACGGCGGATGCGCGGGGTCCTGGTCCGCCTGGACGACGGGCGGCCGGTGGTGCACGCCGCGGACCTCGCCCCGGTCTACGCGCGGGTGGCCGAGGCGCTGCACGTCCCGCTGGACCAGCTCAACCTGGAGGGCGCGAGCCGGCACCAGGCCACGGTGCGCTGGTTCCACCGCGGCAACCTCGCCGCCGGCCTCGCGTCGGGGAGCGTCGAGGTGCCGCTGGCGGCCCTGGTCGACGCCGTGCTGGGCCGGGCACCCGCCGCCGACGTCCCGGTGGGTCGGCCGCTGACCTACGAGCTGGGCGAGGTCGAGGGGGTGGGGCTCGCGGTGACCGACGCGGTGGCCCTGCCCGACGGCCGGCTGCTGCTCAGCGCGGCCGCCGAGGACAGCCCCAACGCGATCGACGACGGCCCGGTGGTGGCCACCGCGCTCGCGCTGGTCGACGGCGACGACGTGGTGGCGGTGGCGCCGCTGCCCGAGGTGGGTGGCCGGGTGCACAAGGTCGAGGGGCTGGGCCTGGTCGACGTTCGCGGGGACGAGGTGCGGCTGCTGGCCGTGGTGGACGACGACGACCCGGACGTGCCCTCGACCGAGCTGGACCTGCGCGTCGTCCTCGGGTGA
- a CDS encoding DUF427 domain-containing protein, with amino-acid sequence MRHPKPDPVGPGQESVWDYPRPPSAQVTGRRVEVSLGGQVIASTDRAVRVCETSHPPVFYVPREDVAPGVLERAVGSSWCEFKGTATYWDAVVDGVRHSSVAWSYEQPTAGYEHLRGALAFYPSRVDRATVDGEPVRAQAGDFYGGWITAEVVGPFKGEAGTRGW; translated from the coding sequence GTGCGCCACCCGAAGCCCGACCCGGTCGGCCCCGGTCAGGAGTCCGTCTGGGACTACCCCCGCCCGCCGTCCGCCCAGGTGACCGGACGCCGGGTCGAGGTCTCCCTCGGCGGCCAGGTCATCGCCAGCACCGACCGCGCCGTGCGGGTCTGCGAGACCAGCCACCCGCCGGTCTTCTACGTCCCACGCGAGGACGTGGCGCCCGGCGTCCTCGAGCGGGCCGTCGGCTCCTCGTGGTGCGAGTTCAAGGGGACGGCGACCTACTGGGACGCCGTCGTGGACGGGGTGCGGCACTCCTCGGTCGCCTGGTCCTACGAGCAGCCGACCGCCGGCTACGAGCACCTGCGCGGCGCGCTCGCGTTCTACCCGAGCCGGGTGGACCGCGCGACGGTCGACGGTGAGCCGGTGCGCGCCCAGGCCGGCGACTTCTACGGCGGCTGGATCACCGCTGAGGTGGTCGGCCCGTTCAAGGGCGAGGCCGGTACCCGCGGGTGGTGA
- a CDS encoding DUF6461 domain-containing protein: MAESVGTHGWAEQVDAAAVALVHGLDLRQVGEVLRVDWSTERTVLFDDAWDVLDDDTDLFPVQLEELDGWVVVIEPNGYLTTFEEVLVALSAGGVAVSVFWNVNARYQFSLARRGELVRSLDPFIQDWEPTGEPLPEEAGLPFGEEDASQSAATVELARRVTGVSLDGDWLLGRPHRTWSTAGPPGP, encoded by the coding sequence GTGGCGGAGAGCGTGGGGACGCACGGCTGGGCCGAGCAGGTGGACGCCGCGGCGGTCGCGCTGGTGCACGGGCTGGACCTGCGCCAGGTCGGCGAGGTGCTGCGCGTCGACTGGTCGACCGAGCGGACCGTGCTCTTCGACGACGCGTGGGACGTGCTGGACGACGACACGGACCTCTTCCCGGTGCAGCTGGAGGAGCTCGACGGCTGGGTGGTCGTCATCGAGCCCAACGGCTACCTGACCACCTTCGAGGAGGTCCTCGTCGCGCTGTCCGCGGGCGGGGTGGCGGTCTCGGTGTTCTGGAACGTCAACGCGAGGTACCAGTTCTCACTCGCCCGTCGCGGCGAGCTCGTCCGGTCGCTGGACCCGTTCATCCAGGACTGGGAGCCGACCGGCGAGCCGCTGCCCGAAGAGGCGGGCCTGCCCTTCGGCGAGGAGGACGCCAGCCAGAGCGCCGCCACGGTCGAGCTTGCCCGGCGGGTGACCGGGGTGTCCCTCGACGGCGACTGGCTGCTCGGGCGCCCGCACCGCACCTGGTCCACCGCGGGTCCGCCCGGGCCCTGA
- a CDS encoding class I SAM-dependent methyltransferase yields MGVYSRHLRPRLHDRQLGTAAFGLVRDRVCAGLTGDVLEIGFGSGHNLPHLPPEVTGVWAVEPSATAVQLSRARRDASPVPVVLAGDDAQSLPFPDDRFDSALCTWVLCGVPDAGRALAEVARVLRPGAALHLVEHGLSPDPAVQRWQRRGNRVNRVLAGCRLDTDVARLLAASPLTVAELRTRYEEGVPRPAGYLYEGRATA; encoded by the coding sequence ATGGGCGTCTACAGCCGGCACCTGCGGCCCCGGCTCCACGACCGCCAGCTCGGGACGGCGGCGTTCGGGCTGGTGCGCGACCGGGTCTGCGCCGGGCTCACCGGCGACGTGCTCGAGATCGGGTTCGGCTCCGGCCACAACCTGCCGCACCTGCCACCGGAGGTCACCGGGGTCTGGGCGGTCGAGCCCTCGGCCACCGCGGTGCAGCTGTCCCGCGCCCGCCGGGACGCCTCCCCCGTGCCCGTCGTGCTCGCCGGGGACGACGCGCAGTCCCTCCCCTTCCCCGACGACCGCTTCGACTCCGCGCTGTGCACCTGGGTGCTCTGCGGCGTCCCGGACGCCGGCCGCGCGCTGGCCGAGGTGGCCCGCGTGCTCAGACCGGGCGCCGCGCTGCACCTGGTCGAGCACGGCCTGTCCCCCGACCCCGCCGTGCAGCGGTGGCAGCGCCGGGGCAACCGGGTCAACCGGGTGCTCGCCGGCTGCCGCCTGGACACCGACGTCGCCCGGCTGCTGGCCGCCTCGCCGCTGACGGTCGCGGAGCTGCGCACCCGCTACGAGGAGGGCGTGCCGCGGCCGGCCGGGTACCTCTACGAGGGGCGCGCGACCGCCTGA
- a CDS encoding glycosyltransferase family 2 protein: MTVFAHSGAVPGPAPRRGTGRHAAPDRLGDVLVEQGALTQEQLDEALGQHQRVGAPLGAVVLARGWVTRRQLYVALAEVWGADLAFVDPVEVDEELARRFPAAMLARETWVPLRVEEDGDGLPQVVVATAGRPSAHIAEEVVRRTGVPRVRQVVTTDWDVQRALRTVWRDELVHDAVQSLAERRPDESASTVFIWPQVAAAVALLAATVAGLFLDASLTLVVLVATVNVAVALAVGTKALISTVGTAWETVEQVTAEEVAALEDTDLPVYTILVPVYKEAGIVGLLMRNLADLDYPREKLEILLLLEEDDPETLTAALAAAPPDLVRIVVVPHSLPKTKPRACNVGLTFARGEYVVIYDAEDRPDADQLKKAIVAFRKGGDDLVCVQAALNYFNARENLLTRMFTLEYSSWFDYTLAGLDKLRLPIPLGGTSNHFRTDMLRDLGGWDPYNVTEDADLGIRASAQGHRVAVVNSTTYEEANMAVGNWIRQRSRWIKGYMQTVLVHTRHPWRLLRSVGPRQTAGFALLIGGTPLMFLATPWLYAMLVVQLVWPGALVPLLPGWLVDVSTANLLLGNGVIIYLSLLAGFKRRTYGLVPFALLSPAYWLLHSIASYKALWQLVVNPFYWEKTDHGLSSHVQVEEVASLSEPADVAPAPTQAPVARPARPASDVVRLMDPAAVPVPPPTRPVAPPQDDAPRDLVEDLLDAPPADQEDRP, translated from the coding sequence GTGACAGTCTTCGCGCACAGCGGCGCCGTCCCCGGCCCGGCGCCCCGCCGCGGCACCGGCCGGCACGCCGCGCCCGACCGCCTCGGCGACGTGCTCGTCGAGCAGGGCGCGCTGACGCAGGAGCAGCTCGACGAGGCGCTCGGGCAGCACCAGCGGGTCGGCGCGCCGCTGGGTGCCGTCGTCCTGGCCCGGGGCTGGGTCACCCGCCGGCAGCTCTACGTCGCCCTCGCCGAGGTGTGGGGCGCCGACCTGGCGTTCGTCGACCCGGTCGAGGTCGACGAGGAGCTGGCCCGCCGCTTCCCCGCCGCGATGCTGGCCCGCGAGACCTGGGTGCCGCTGCGCGTCGAGGAGGACGGCGACGGCCTGCCGCAGGTCGTCGTCGCCACCGCCGGCCGCCCGTCGGCGCACATCGCCGAGGAGGTCGTCCGGCGCACCGGCGTGCCGCGGGTGCGCCAGGTGGTCACCACCGACTGGGACGTCCAGCGCGCGCTGCGCACCGTGTGGCGCGACGAGCTGGTGCACGACGCCGTCCAGTCGCTGGCCGAGCGCCGCCCGGACGAGTCGGCGTCCACCGTCTTCATCTGGCCCCAGGTCGCCGCCGCGGTCGCGCTGCTGGCCGCCACCGTCGCCGGCCTGTTCCTCGACGCCTCGCTGACCCTGGTCGTGCTGGTGGCGACGGTGAACGTCGCCGTCGCCCTCGCGGTCGGCACCAAGGCGCTGATCAGCACCGTCGGCACCGCGTGGGAGACCGTCGAGCAGGTCACCGCCGAGGAGGTCGCCGCGCTCGAGGACACCGACCTGCCCGTCTACACGATCCTCGTCCCGGTCTACAAGGAGGCCGGCATCGTCGGCCTGCTGATGCGCAACCTGGCCGACCTCGACTACCCGCGGGAGAAGCTGGAGATCCTCCTCCTGCTGGAGGAGGACGACCCGGAGACGCTGACCGCCGCGCTGGCCGCCGCGCCGCCGGACCTGGTGCGCATAGTCGTCGTCCCGCACTCGCTGCCCAAGACCAAGCCCCGCGCGTGCAACGTCGGGCTGACCTTCGCCCGCGGCGAGTACGTCGTCATCTACGACGCCGAGGACCGCCCGGACGCCGACCAGCTGAAGAAGGCGATCGTCGCGTTCCGCAAGGGCGGCGACGACCTGGTCTGCGTGCAGGCGGCGCTGAACTACTTCAACGCCCGGGAGAACCTGCTCACCCGGATGTTCACCCTGGAGTACTCCTCCTGGTTCGACTACACCCTGGCCGGCCTGGACAAGCTGCGGCTGCCGATCCCGCTCGGCGGCACCAGCAACCACTTCCGCACCGACATGCTGCGCGACCTGGGTGGCTGGGACCCCTACAACGTCACCGAGGACGCCGACCTGGGCATCCGGGCGTCGGCCCAGGGGCACCGCGTCGCCGTCGTGAACTCCACGACGTACGAAGAGGCCAACATGGCCGTCGGCAACTGGATCCGGCAGCGCAGCCGCTGGATCAAGGGCTACATGCAGACGGTGCTGGTGCACACCCGCCACCCGTGGCGGCTGCTGCGCAGCGTCGGCCCCCGGCAGACGGCCGGCTTCGCCCTGCTCATCGGCGGCACCCCGCTGATGTTCCTGGCGACGCCGTGGCTCTACGCGATGCTCGTCGTCCAGCTGGTCTGGCCCGGCGCCCTCGTGCCGCTGCTGCCCGGCTGGCTGGTCGACGTCAGCACGGCCAACCTGCTGCTCGGCAACGGCGTGATCATCTACCTGTCGCTGCTGGCCGGCTTCAAACGCCGCACCTACGGGCTGGTGCCCTTCGCCCTGCTCTCCCCCGCCTACTGGCTGCTGCACTCGATCGCCTCGTACAAGGCGCTCTGGCAGCTGGTGGTCAACCCCTTCTACTGGGAGAAGACGGACCACGGGCTGTCCAGCCACGTGCAGGTCGAGGAGGTGGCGAGCCTCAGCGAGCCGGCCGACGTCGCGCCGGCGCCCACCCAGGCGCCGGTCGCTCGCCCGGCCCGGCCCGCCTCGGACGTCGTCCGGCTGATGGACCCGGCCGCCGTGCCGGTGCCGCCGCCGACCCGGCCGGTCGCGCCGCCCCAGGACGACGCACCGCGGGACCTGGTCGAGGACCTGCTCGACGCACCGCCCGCTGACCAGGAGGACCGGCCGTGA
- a CDS encoding metal-sensitive transcriptional regulator: MTGYAGNKDQVLARLKRVEGQVRGIARMVEDDTYCIDVLTQVSAATKALQAVALGLLDDHLGHCVRDAVASSAEDDGAAAEAKIAEASAAIARLVRS; this comes from the coding sequence ATGACGGGCTACGCCGGCAACAAGGACCAGGTCCTCGCGCGACTCAAGCGGGTCGAGGGGCAGGTCCGGGGCATCGCGCGGATGGTCGAGGACGACACGTACTGCATCGACGTCCTCACCCAGGTCTCCGCCGCGACCAAGGCCCTGCAGGCGGTCGCCCTCGGGCTGCTCGACGACCACCTGGGCCACTGCGTCCGGGACGCGGTCGCCAGCAGTGCCGAGGACGACGGCGCCGCCGCCGAGGCCAAGATCGCCGAGGCCTCGGCCGCCATCGCCCGGCTCGTCCGGTCCTGA